The window CTCGTGGAAGTTCGGGGTGCAGTGCAGCAGTCCACGCGACGGTGTCCCCACCCATCGAATGCCCGACGAGAATCGGGTCTTCGAGACCGAGTTCGGTCACGACGGCCACGAGGTCTTCGACTCTCGCTTCGATTGTGTACCCGGATTCGGGAGCGTCTGAACGGCCGTGAGCGCGGGCGTCGTAGGCGACCACGTCGTAGTCGGCGGCTAAGTCTTCGACCAGCGGTCTCCAACACCGGCCATTGTCGGAGAATCCGTGTGCCAAGACCAATGGTGGCCCGTCACCAGTTCGGTAGTACTGCAACGAGACGCCCTCCGAGCAAACGGTTCCCGTGGTCCAGTCGTCTGGCACGGTCATGCCCGCACACAGACGCGGCGGTGGTGTAAAAGTACGACTCGACTCAGGCGAGAAGGCGTGTCAGGTCGGAGAGCGAGTCGATTTCGTGCGTTGGCGTCGCCGTGAGGTCGGTTTCACGACAGTGTGGTCGCCGAATGAACACTGAGTCCACCCCGGCATTGTGCGCTGCGACCACGTCGCTCTCGCTGTCGCCGACGTAGAGTGCTGAGGTCGCATCGAGGTCTGCTTCCGCGTTGTCGAGATAGTGGGTGTTTGGCTTCTTCAGCGACAGACTCTCGATAGTCATCTCACGGCCGTAAAACGTGTCGAACAGCGGTTCTAGCTCGAAGAAATCCAACTTGAACTCGATGGTGCTGTGGTGGTTATTGCTCACGACGCCGCGTCTGCCCGGCAGTTCCGCTATCGCCGCCACGTCGTCGTATCGGTCCCGTGCGCCGCGTTTGAAAGCCTCGAACTGCGACTGTTCGTCGCGCCGTTCGCGTGCATCCCAGAACGACTCGGCGTCGATATCGTACGTGCGACAGATATCGTAGAGTCGGTCGGCGGTCACGCCGCCGACGATATCGTCGAGGTGTTGCTGACTGGGTGTCTCGATGCCCACGTCGCGGAAGGCATCCCGCGTGGCAGCGAGTTGGGTTTCGTATGCGGGGGGTTCGACGAGAACTCCGTCGCTGTCGAACACAATCGCGTCGTACTCGGTCACACGAACCACGT is drawn from Haloferax litoreum and contains these coding sequences:
- a CDS encoding HAD family hydrolase, encoding MTEYDAIVFDSDGVLVEPPAYETQLAATRDAFRDVGIETPSQQHLDDIVGGVTADRLYDICRTYDIDAESFWDARERRDEQSQFEAFKRGARDRYDDVAAIAELPGRRGVVSNNHHSTIEFKLDFFELEPLFDTFYGREMTIESLSLKKPNTHYLDNAEADLDATSALYVGDSESDVVAAHNAGVDSVFIRRPHCRETDLTATPTHEIDSLSDLTRLLA